TGACCGGGATGCAGATCTAAAGCTTCATCAATCTTATCCTTTTTAAGTTTTTTATTTCCTTCCAAAACTACTTTAGACAGGCGTGGATATTCTTCCACAGAGATAATCAGGAATATTCCCTCTGGCGTTTCCCGATCTGATAGAATTTTAACATCAGAAAAAAGACCCAGACTCCAGAGCTGCTTGACGCCCTCTGAAAAGTCCTCTTGAGTAGCTTCCATACCTGCACTTAAACCTGAACTAGCAATGACCACGGCAGGAGTAGCTGTTTTTGTTCCAATTACATCAATACTTGCGATTTTGAGTTTAACTGCCGGCTGCTGTCCCCAGGTTATGGATACCAGCAGAATTGAGCTTACGATGTGTAAAATAAATTTTTTCATACTTAAACGAACGTGTTAGTGCTGTATTTGTTCACTAACTTGTCCATATCTACGCTCCCTTTTTTGATAATCGCGTATGGCTTCCAAAAAATCTTTCCCCTCAAACGCTGGCCAATAGACTGGAGTAACAAAAATTTCGGTATAGGCAAGTTGCCACAGCAAAAAATTACTCAGTCTGAATTCCCCACTTGTCCGGATTAAAAGATCAGGATCTGGGATTTTGGAGGTATAGAGATAGTTGGAGATGGTATTATCATTAATTTTTGAAACTTCAAGTTTTCCATTCACCAGATCCGTTCCAATAGCTTGAACGGCGGTGAGAATCTCCTGGCGACTTCCATAATTCAATGCCAGGTTCAAATTTAGTCCTGTGTTTTGAGCTGTTCTCTTAATTCCTGCCAACATGCCGGCCCGGGGTCCCCTTGGCATTGAATCCAGATCACCGATTACGGTAAGACGTACATTATTGCGGTGAAGGTCATCCACCTCTTTTGTAATGGTATCCAGCAATAGATTCATGAGGGCAGAAACTTCGAGCTTGGGTCTTTTCCAGTTTTCGCTGGAAAATGTGTAGAGTGTCAGAGTCTCCAGGCCTAATTCGCCAGCCAGTTCAGTGATCCGGCGAACAGATTTAACACCTGCTCTGTGTCCAAAGATTCTTGGTTTGGATTTTGACTTTGCCCAGCGTCCATTCCCATCCATGATGATGGCAACATGTTTTGGGAGATTCCCATGGGCAAGTACTTCAGATTTTAATTGATCAAACTCTGCAGACATATCTTCG
This sequence is a window from Candidatus Neomarinimicrobiota bacterium. Protein-coding genes within it:
- a CDS encoding isoprenyl transferase, producing the protein MSAEFDQLKSEVLAHGNLPKHVAIIMDGNGRWAKSKSKPRIFGHRAGVKSVRRITELAGELGLETLTLYTFSSENWKRPKLEVSALMNLLLDTITKEVDDLHRNNVRLTVIGDLDSMPRGPRAGMLAGIKRTAQNTGLNLNLALNYGSRQEILTAVQAIGTDLVNGKLEVSKINDNTISNYLYTSKIPDPDLLIRTSGEFRLSNFLLWQLAYTEIFVTPVYWPAFEGKDFLEAIRDYQKRERRYGQVSEQIQH